From Plectropomus leopardus isolate mb chromosome 17, YSFRI_Pleo_2.0, whole genome shotgun sequence, a single genomic window includes:
- the LOC121957295 gene encoding osteocalcin, translating into MKTLAVLVLCSLAVICLTSDPSIDSQPADAPAQDGMFVERDEASNVVRQKRAVGELSLAQLESLREVCELNAGCDEMMDTQGIIAAYTAYYGQIPY; encoded by the exons ATGAAGACTTTGGCCGTCCTGGTTCTCTGCTCCCTGGCCGTCATCTGCCTGACCTCAG ATCCCTCCATTGACTCCCAGCCTGCTGACGCCCCTGCTCAGGATG GCATGTTTGTGGAGAGGGACGAGGCGTCCAATGTGGTGAGACAGAAGAGAGCTGTTGGAGAGTTGTCCCTGGCCCAGCTGGAGAG CCTGAGAGAAGTGTGTGAGCTCAACGCGGGCTGTGATGAGATGATGGACACGCAGGGAATCATCGCTGCCTACACCGCCTACTACGGACAAATCCCCTATTAG